From Macrobrachium nipponense isolate FS-2020 chromosome 48, ASM1510439v2, whole genome shotgun sequence, a single genomic window includes:
- the LOC135204998 gene encoding mucin-2-like yields the protein MVPSPRPFLPSPIQVPDALATLFHLSAKATTSIEPTNVTSTTGKIKTTRTTPVKTTTASSRTTTSGGTSKTTPRTTATSPTMTTLRSTTPTPATSSNETTETSAVRSTSTIDTNSSDAATSTVRSTPFLDTTSPTGSNNISSMSETARPSSPVTITPTLVSTLSFTTPTSPGTSTTLAPARFTNGTTTTLSEASVTSPATNTLSPASLVGGTTSPGTSTMTPTLLTSEATTSLGTRAVTPTSLMSKTTTLPGTSALSPTSLMSETTSPGTSAQTPSSLTTETTISPGTSTMTPTLLTSETPTSPGTSALTPMSLTSETTTSPGTSALTPTLLTSETTTSPVTSTLTPTSLTSERTTSPGTSAVTPTSLTSKTTTSSGTSALTPTLLTSETTTSPVTSALTPTSLTSQTTTSPGTSALTPMSLMSETTTSPGTSALTPTSLTSETTTSPGTSALTITLLKSETTTSPGTSTLTPTLLTSETTTSPGTSAVTPMLLTSETTTSPGTSTVTPTLLTSETTTSPGTSAVTATLLTSETTTSPGTSACEKQQPHAVTEFETTTSPGTSAVTATLLTSETTTSPGTSTVPATLLTSETTTSPGTSAVTPTLLTSETTTSPGTSALTPTLLTSETTTSPVTSALTPTLLTSETTTSPGTSAVTPMSLTSETTTSPGTSALTPTLLTSETTTSPVTSALTPTLITSETTTSPNPSGSDVVNERNNNFHQEQCHCNNVC from the coding sequence ATGGTTCCTTCAccacgtccatttcttccttcaccAATTCAAGTACCTGATGCTCTTGCGACACTCTTTCATCTTTCAGCAAAAGCAACCACGAGTATAGAACCAACAAATGTGACATCAACAACGGGCAAAATTAAGACAACAAGGACCACACCAGTAAAGACTACCACAGCCTCATCGAGAACCACAACCAGTGGTGGGACATCCAAGACGACCCCAAGAACAACTGCGACCAGTCCAACGATGACTACGCTGAGAAGCACTACTCCCACTCCGGCTACATCCTCGAATGAGACAACAGAAACTTCAGCTGTACGAAGCACATCAACCATTGATACAAACTCGAGTGACGCAGCAACATCGACAGTGAGAAGCACACCCTTTCTGGATACAACTTCACCAACAGGGAGCAACAACATCTCAAGTATGAGTGAGACAGCAAGACCTTCTTCGCCAGTGACAATCACTCCTACCCTGGTTTCAACTTTGAGTTTCACAACACCAACTTCACCAGGAACGAGTACTACATTGGCACCCGCAAGGTTCACAAATGGGACAACAACAACTTTGTCGGAAGCAAGCGTAACTTCACCAGCAACAAACACCCTGTCACCTGCATCACTTGTAGGTGGGACAACTTCACCAGGAACAAGCACAATGACACCCACGTTGTTAACGAGTGAAGCAACAACTTCACTAGGAACAAGAGCAGTGACACCCACGTCGTTAATGAGCAAAACAACAACTTTACCAGGAACAAGCGCACTGTCACCCACGTCGTTAATGAGTGAAACAACTTCACCAGGAACAAGTGCACAGACACCCTCGTCATTAACGACTGAAACAACAATTTCACCAGGAACAAGCACAATGACACCCACGTTATTAACGAGTGAAACACCAACTTCACCAGGAACAAGCGCACTGACACCCATGTCGTTAACGAGTGAAACAACAACTTCACCAGGAACAAGTGCACTGACACCCACATTGTTAACAAGTGAAACAACAACTTCACCAGTAACAAGCACACTGACACCCACGTCGTTAACGAGTGAAAGAACAACTTCACCAGGAACAAGCGCAGTGACCCCCACGTCGTTAACGAGCAAAACAACAACTTCATCAGGAACAAGTGCACTGACACCCACGTTGTTAACAAGTGAAACAACAACTTCACCAGTAACAAGCGCACTGACACCCACGTCGTTAACGAGTCAAACAACAACTTCACCAGGAACAAGCGCACTGACACCCATGTCGTTAATGAGCGAAACAACAACTTCACCAGGAACAAGTGCACTGACACCCACATCGTTAACGAGTGAAACAACAACTTCACCAGGAACAAGTGCACTGACAATCACGTTGTTAAAGAGTGAAACAACAACTTCACCAGGAACAAGTACACTGACACCCACGCTGTTAACGAGCGAAACAACAACTTCACCAGGAACAAGCGCTGTGACACCCATGTTGTTAACGAGTGAAACAACAACTTCACCAGGAACAAGCACTGTGACACCCACATTGTTAACAAGCGAAACAACAACTTCACCAGGAACAAGCGCTGTGACAGCCACATTGTTAACGAGTGAAACAACAACTTCACCAGGAACAAGTGCTTGTGAGAAACAACAACCTCACGCTGTAACAGAGTTCGAAACAACAACTTCACCAGGAACAAGCGCTGTGACAGCCACATTGTTAACGAGTGAAACAACAACTTCACCAGGAACAAGCACTGTGCCAGCCACGTTGTTAACAAGCGAAACAACAACTTCACCAGGAACAAGCGCTGTGACACCCACATTGTTAACGAGTGAAACAACAACTTCACCAGGAACAAGTGCACTAACACCCACGTTGTTAACAAGTGAAACAACAACTTCACCAGTAACAAGCGCACTAACACCCACGTTGTTAACAAGCGAAACAACAACTTCACCAGGAACAAGCGCAGTGACACCCATGTCGTTAACGAGCGAAACAACAACTTCACCAGGAACAAGTGCACTGACACCCACGTTGTTAACAAGTGAAACAACAACTTCACCAGTAACAAGCGCACTAACACCCACGTTGATAACGAGCGAAACAACAACTTCACCAAACCCAAGCGGCAGTGATGTCGTTAACGAGCGAAACAACAACTTCCACCAGGAACAGTGCCACTGCAACAACGTTTGTTGA